The nucleotide window AGATATTTGTTTGCTTGTTGAACTAAGTAGGTAGTCATAATTAAGTACCTGGACATAAATAAAGTTGGTTATATTAAGTTTTGTAAACAATGCGGAAATGTTCAGCCTGTAATAGTTTCGTAGAATGGTGGGCATTGCCCACCCTACAATATAATTATGTCCACCTACTTAAACGTAAAATAGATTTGTTCGTAGTAGGGATGTGCGCCCTCTCTGGCCGAAGTTTAACAGAACTTTTAATATATTTCTATTGTTATACCATTTCTTAAAAATCAAACTACAATCTTTGATGCGTCGGGGACGCATCCTACAATTTGAGCGAGAAGATTGTGTAATTCAACTTTTCAGAATTGGTATTCCTTTATTTATGGCCACCTACTTATTTTTAATTGTACGGGAAATTATTGAGCCGAGGCAACAGTAAACACAGGCTTCAATAGTTAATATTTATTAATAGCAAAAAATTTAGCCCGCGCAGGCGGGCTTCGCTCGTATAGCTACACCCTTCAGGGTGGCAGTGTCCTTTGAAAATGAAACAGCCCTGCCTTTTTAAGGGGGGTTGGGGGGATGTATTAAATCCAGCGTTATAGAGAATTGGGATCAAAAATAAAAGTCAGGAATTTAACCCCCATCGACTGCTTTATTTGTCATTTTTCTTATCCTTTAACTTCTTTATAGCGCTGCTTAAACTCAGCTTGGCGTTTTTTATGATCAACAATAGGCTCAGGATACCCACATTGACGAAGTTCTGATGTAGGAATTTTTCCGGTTACTAAATATTCTGTATCTAAAGACTTTAATTCAGGTATCCATTGACGAATATATTCCCCATCTGGATCATATTTTTGTGATTGACTCGCCGGATTAAAAATTCGTAACGGTTTAGGGTCCATCCCACTAGAAGCGCTCCATTGCCAACCCCCATTATTAGCTGATAAATCGCCATCATATAACTTCTGCATAAAATATTTTTCTCCCCACTGCCAATTAATGATTAAATCTTTAGTTAAAAAACTAGCCACAATCATCCGACAACGGTTGTGCATCCAACCGGTTTCATTTAATTGACGCATGGCAGCATCAACAATAGGATAACCCGTTTTTCCCTCACACCAAGCTTGAAAAAGATCCTCATCATTATCCCAAGGAAACTCTCTAAATTCCTTTCGATAAGGGCCGTCTGCCAACTCAGGGAAAAAATACATACAATGCTGATAAAATTCTCTCCAAGCTAACTCTTGTTGCCAAGTTTGAATACTTTCTCTGACTTCATCACTTCTGCTATTTTCGTATAGTTCAAGGGTAGCTTGCCACACAGTACGGATACCAATAGCCCCAAATTTTAAGGCAGCACTGAGGCGAGATGTTCCATCAATTGCGGGTAAATCTCTTTGTTCTTGATAATTATTAATTGACGTTTTACAAAACTCTTGTAATCTTTCTTTAGCGGCGGTTTCTCCGGGATTTAACATGAGAGGATTTTCCCATAGATACCCTAAATCTTTGGCGGTGGGTAAGTCAATTATTCCCGCTTCTTTTGCTAAAGAGATCTGTTGTTGATTTAACCCTTGAACATCTTCTAAGGCTTGAACGGGAGATTTTTTAAGTTCCTGACTCCAGTTTCTCCAAAAAGGGGTATAAACTTTATATGGCTCTTTCGATAGGGTTAATATTTTCCCTGGTGCATGAAGTAATTGATCCCAAAATTTCTCTGTAGCAATTCCTTTTTCTTGTAAAGCATTGCTGACTTGTTCGTCTCTTGTTTGTGCATAAGGTTCTACATCTAAATTCCAAAAAACCGCTTGAGCTTTGAGACTTTCTGCTAAGATGGGAATAGCTTGGCTCGGTTTACCCTTGAGAATTAATAATTGACTTCCTGCTTGCTGGTAGTTTTGTTGCAATTCCTGTAAACAACCGATTAGGTAAGTCACCCTAGCCGGAGCAACATCATCTTTCTCTAAAATATCTGGATCTAAACAAAAAATCCCGACAACATGAGGACTTCTTTGTCGTGCTGTACTCAGACCGATATTATCACTAATTCTTAAATCTCGGCGATGCCAAAAGAGAATTAAATCCGACATAAATTACCCAGTTCACTACTTTTATTATACCTCAAGGAAATAAACTAGAAACTTGAATTTTGACTTGGGGAAAGATGACAAGAGACACTGAAATATCTCCGACTAAAATAGTTTCCTGTTGATAGTTATTTTCGGCTGGGTTACAATACCGATAAACCTGTTGATTATTAAGATCAAGTATCCAATATTCAGGAATTTTAGCCCTAGCATAGATTAAGGCTTTTCTAGGATCAACTCTAAGGGTTGTATCTGCTATTTCTATCACTAAAAAAATATCTTTTGCCCTAGGATGTCCCTCAAAATAATCTCTAGAGTCCACCCGAACTAAAGCAATATCCGGTTCGGGTTCAGAGTTAGGAGGCAAAGTAATAGGTAACTGTACTCGAATTGTCGCTCGACCACTTAAAAGACTTCTAAGATAGTCAGAAGCTCTTTGAATAGTAGCAGCATGAGGGGCATTTTGAAAACTCTTTTCAATAATTTGGCCTTCTAATAATTCTACTCGATCGTCAGTCGTTAAAATAGCAGCCTCAATCATCCGATGATAGTCTTCAACTGTCCATAAATGGATATTAGTTAATGTCATAATGATTGTTTTGATAACCTTTAATTATCAATTATCCATTGTCCATTATCCATTATCCATTAATAAACGTGCCATAAAAAAGCTAGTAATTGACTTAGCATCAATCGGTTCTCCTGCCATAATTGCCTGCTCAAATTCTTCAAAGGACATTAACACCACTTCGATATCTTCATCCTCATCTTGTTGCGGAGGTTGGTCTAACTTTTCTAAATCTTGTGCTAAATAAGCATAAATAAACTCATCAGAATAACCCGGTGCTAAAGGAAATTTGCCCAGAGTTTGCCAAGTTTTAGCACGATATCCGGCTTCTTCTTCTAACTCCCGTTTAATCGTTTCGGCAGGATCTTCATCGGGTTCTACTGTGCCGGCGGGAAACTCTAACAGTCGTCCTTCGACAGTAAAGCGATACTGACGCACTAATACCAGTTTACCCTCTGGGGTAATGGGAACGGCTAACGCTCCTCCCGGATGACGAATGACCTCCCAATATCCCTCAATTCCAATGGGTAAACGCAGTTTATTCACTTCAAAATTAAACTTACGACCTCGATAAAAGAGACGATTTTCAAGGAATTGTGAGGGTTCTTGACCAAGTTGCATAAATTTATCAATTAATGTATCAGTTTAACCCCTGACGGATCGACTGCTTTAAGTAAATCTACGATCGATTTACCTGTAACCGGATCGATCCAATCAGTGGCAATCTCTGCTAATGGTATCAAAACAAAGGCTCTTTCTCTCATTCTCGGATGAGGAAGTTGTAACTTAGGAGTATTTAAGATCAGATTGTCATAGAAAAGTAAATCAAGATCTAAGGTTCTGGGCCCCCATTTTTCCCGACGCATCCGGCCAAAGTCTTGTTCTATTTCTAGGAGAATGTCGATTAACCTTTCGGGACTCCAGTCTACATTTAAAATGGCGCATCCATTGACATAATCCGGTTGGGGTGGCCCTACCGCAGTGGTATTATACCAATGAGAGCGAGAGACGATGGTAATTTTAGGAGTTTGTGCCAGTTTGCTCAAAGCGTTTTCTAGTATGAAAACAGACTCACCCAAATTACTTCCAAGGGCGATCGCGGCTGGAGTCATTTGCTGTTATGGTTGATCATAATCGTGATGCTCGGTATTGCTTTAGGACAATTTACCCGTTAATATAGTAGCAAAAAATTATCGCCCGACAGGGGGCGATCAACAAATCTGGAGACGGATTCGAGTTTTAGTGGTTTACTGAATCTCGAATTAGTTATTAGGATAACAAAGTTTTATAAAGATTGTGTAAAATGAACGCTAAAAATTATTGAGACTTCTAGATATCTAAGCCTTACCATTAGCATTTAAAAGAGTTTCAGTCTGTTAAAAAATTTAAATATTTGGTAAAGTGAGATCAGGTGAGACTTTTCCCTGACTCAAAAGGAATGATATAGCAGGAGGCAGGAGGATAAAAGTTTACTCTCATGTTTGTTTGAGGGGTGAAAAATGTCCTAACCTCCTTGGCGTTTGCTATAAATAAAAAACTTAGCAAAATGAATTGCCTCTAAAATTTATTGACCTTTAAGGAAAGGGGGATTGATAATTATCAATGGATAATGGATAATGGATAATTAATCGATTTGGTTTCAAACCTCTTCAAAAAGGAGAAAAATCAAAAATTTTTTCCTTGGTTTCAACCCTCTTCATTATCCTTTGTCAATTATCAATTATTGAATGCTGTGTCCCCTTTTCCTAATTATTTAAGGGAAAATTCCCGATAATGACTAAATTGGTCTATAGTAATCGTTAGCACTAATTACTCCGAGCGATTCTTGCTCTTGATTAATACACCCTGACTTTTGCACATAATTACAAACTCTAGCATATAGTCTCGCTCTCGTTCCTGGGTTTCCTACCGAAAAGATTACTTTATCTCCGTTTTCTATTTTTACTCCACAAACTGGACAAACTTCAATGTTAGGATTAGACATAAGTATTTATTCACTAAAAAACGATTTCGTCAAAGATAGTCGGTTTAGACTAGAAAAAAAGTCAAAATTGTTACAAGTGATTAAGTATTGTTAAGTGATGACTTTCTTATGGTTCGGGTTTCCACACTTACCTATAATAGAGGAACTTTAATTTTACATCCTCCCCCAAAAGGAAAAGAATGGCTAGATTTTGCCACTTGGGACGATCGAATAGAAAAATTCCGCATCCCTGGTATTTACTATCGATCTTTAGTAGAAACTCTCCAAGCAACCGAGACAGAATTTATTGATAATGCTAAAGAATTTATGCCTTTAGACTTATCTCCTAGTGTAGAGATGAATCCCTATCCTCATCAACAAGAGGCATTATTAGCTTGGAAAAAAGCAGGAAGAAAAGGGGTAGTTGTCCTTCCCACCGCATCCGGAAAAACTTATTTAGCACAACTCGCTATGGAAGCGACTCCCCGCACAACTTTAATCGTCGTTCCTACCCTCGATTTACTTCATCAATGGTACGCTCAAATTGAGGCCGCTTTCCCTGATATAGACGTAGGATTATTAGGAGGAGGATCTAAAGATCGCAGTGCTATTTTAATTGCCACTTATAATAGTGCCGCGATTCATTCAGAAGTTTTAGGAAATCGATATGCTTTAGTGATTTTTGATGAATGTCATCATCTGCCAACTGACTTTTTTCGTCGCATTGCTGAAGATGCGATCGCGCCTTATCGTCTGGGACTTACGGCGACTCCTGAACGGACGGATGGCACTCATCAACACTTAGATACTCTCATTGGCCCTATTGTATATCGTAAAACTCCTCAAGATTTATCCGGACAAGCATTAGCACAGCATAAAGTTATCCAAATTAAAGTTAAATTATCCCCCAAAGAACGGGAAACTTACGATCGAGCGATTAAAACTCGCAATGATTTTCTCAAAGAGACGAATATTTCATTAAGTAGTTTACAAGGTTGGCAATTATTTGTTCAAGCAAGTGCGAGATCGGCACAAGGAAGACGAGCAATGTTGGCGCACCGAGAAGCAAAAGAAATTGCCTCCGGTACCGATGGAAAATTAAGAGTTTTAACCGAATTAATTTCCCAACATTATCCCGAAGCGATTTTAATTTTTACTAATGATAATGCAACGGTTTATCGAATTTCTCAAGAATTTTTGATTCCTGCGATTACCCATCAAACTCCAGTTAAAGAACGTCATGACATTTTAAAACGGTTTCGAGAAGGAGACTATAAAATCCTAGTGACTTCTCATGTTCTTAATGAAGGGGTTGATGTTCCTGATGCTAGAATAGCGATTATTTTATCCGGAACCGGTTCGGCGAGGGAATATGTACAACGATTAGGACGAGTTTTAAGGAAAGGAAAAACTCCCGATAAATTAGCGATTTTATATGAAGTGATTACCGAAGACACCAGTGAAGAACGGACATCAAAACGGAGACGAGGCGCACAAGAACAACAAAATCCGCCAGAACCCCCCAAACATCAACAATTAGAATTAATTTCTTTTTCTGAGCCAAAAAAACGCCCAAAAACACCTAAAGCGGCTGAATCTTCAACCCCTTGGCATCCAGAAGAAGAGTAAACTAAGTGTAGAATAGGCAAGACAGATTATAATTTTTATCGGAAAAATTTAATCTTAAAGTCTTCTTACTCTACACTTAATTTATATCTTGGGCAATAAAAACAAATCGTTTAAGGATTGAGCAATTTAAAATAAAAAGCAGCTACTAAGAAATTAATTGCTAAAAAAATCCCTACACCCCAGAAAACATAAGAAGGACGTGCTGCTCTTGGGGAATCAGTGTTGTCATTAAATCTTGTTTCAGCCATAGCGTGTACTTTGCTCCTGAATCAATATTTTGAGTTGATTATATAGTTAATATTGACCCTAAAAATCCCCAGATACATCAATCTAGGGAATTATTTTGTTTAATTTGGATTTTGGGTAAAATCTAAATCATCTATCTTTCAACAGACTAACCCACTGGATCAATTATATCTATCAAGGTGAGTTGGAAAGCATTGGCATTATTGATAATAGCAGCCCAATCATCAGGATTATTTGTAAAGGTGATCCTTACGTTGCTACCCACTTGAGAGAAAAGATATTGACCCAGGCCACCTACCAATCCGATTTTATCGCCAGCACCATAATTATAGTCTTCAACTGTAGCCTCTAGAACATTAAAACCTTTCAAAACCTGCTAAGATATTACAGTAGTTAGTAGGTATTAAAGGGATATTATGGAAAAAAGGTACAAGCCGGGAGAGTTTGGTGATAAGATCAATCGCAGTGTAGGAACGTTGCGATTATGGGATAAGAGCGGAAAATTACCAGCTAAAAGGCTTCCTTCCGGACAAAGGTACTATACTGAGGAAGATTTAAACAAAGCTTTAAAATTAGATAGACCATTAATAAAGAAAAAAACCATTGTTTATACGCCTAGTTTCATCGCCTAAACAAAAACAAGATCTAATTCGTCAAAGAGAAGCGATGGAACAATTTTGTTTAGCTAGAGGTTATATCATTGATGAAGTAATAGAAGAAGTTGGGGGAGGATTAAACTACTCTCGTCCCCAATTTCTGAGGTTAATGAAGATGATAGAAAATAGGGAAGTTAAAATCTTGGTCATTGCTTTCAAAGACCGTTTATGCCGATTTGGTTTTGAATACTTTGAACATTTTTTAACAACCCACGAAGGACAATTAGTTATTGCCAATGCTCAAATCCTCTTACCACAGCAAGAGCTTATCGAAGTATAAATAGCAGTAATTCACTCATTCTCTTGCCGTCTTTATGGTCTAAGAAAATATAAAAAAGAAATATATAAAATAATTTCCGAACCAGAACCAACAGAAATCGGTTAAAATATATCAATGTTCTTCTTATAGGATTATGGGGCAGAAAAAATCTCTAAAAGCATCTTTAACAAGAATTAGTCGGTCAAAAATCAAGACTGATAAACCCGTTTATCAAATGCTGAGAGGGATTGAGAGTAAGATAGAATACCATCCCTTTTTAGAAGACTGGGGTAACTCTTATCAGAGTATTTTACGTGCTGCCTTAAACGACCGACAAAAAGGTTTATCAGAAACAGAAATAGAGAAAAGTTACCAGAAAAAGTATAATATTCAATGGGCATGGGCTGATAGTTTAGCCACAAATTCTACTGCTGTGTTTGACCAATTAACGACAGCTAAAATTAATCAGATAGAACAGATAGAAACCGAGCTAAAAACGGGATTAATTAAATCTCAAGAACAGATAGAAAAATTAGAAATTTCCTTGAGCAATCCTAATCGGAAAAATACCCGTAATTTGACTAAAAAGCTGCTAGGGTTAAAGTCAAAGCTACAAAGATTACAGAGGAAGAAACAACAATTAGAAGGCTCTCCCGTACCTGTGGTGATAAGTACGGCTTATTTAAATAAACAAGCTAATAATTTTTCTCTCATGAATTTAAAATTGCTAAATCCATAACTTTGACGAAGAATTAACTTAATTTTATTGTTTAATCCTTCCATTACTCCATTGCTTGTTCGATTAAGAAAATAATTACAAATATTCTGAAGATGAAGTTCTAAAGTCTCAGCCGTTTTTCCGAAAAAAACTCTGGCTAATCTTAACCATTTTTTGAGTTTTTTTAAACCTTCTTTTACCGTTCTTGTGTTTTCATATATATTTCTCAGTTCTTCTTTCAATTCATAAGCAATACTCAAACAAGGATAGCCTCTTAATAGCTCTCCTAAGTCTTTTTTTTCTTCTTCAGTTAAATTGACCTTATTCTTAAGTAATAAATAGCGGTTTTTTAAGCCTTTTAACTTTAATTTAAGTCGCAAGTGATTTAAGGCTTTATGAACTAACTTCATGACATGAAACCTATCAATTACGACTAGAGCATTAGGAAAAACCTCAGTAATAACTTTTTTAAATCCTCCCCACATATCGACACAAACCTCTTTAATATTTTCTCTAATTGAAATTGGAGCTTGTTTTAGGACTTCTATAATCTCTTCACTTTTATGGGAATCTATAACTTCTAATAGTGAGCCTTCATCTAGATTACTGAGTACGGTAACCAAATTGCCTTGCCCTTTTTGA belongs to Gloeothece citriformis PCC 7424 and includes:
- a CDS encoding transposase — translated: MGQKKSLKASLTRISRSKIKTDKPVYQMLRGIESKIEYHPFLEDWGNSYQSILRAALNDRQKGLSETEIEKSYQKKYNIQWAWADSLATNSTAVFDQLTTAKINQIEQIETELKTGLIKSQEQIEKLEISLSNPNRKNTRNLTKKLLGLKSKLQRLQRKKQQLEGSPVPVVISTAYLNKQANNFSLMNLKLLNP
- the psaX gene encoding photosystem I protein PsaX; the protein is MAETRFNDNTDSPRAARPSYVFWGVGIFLAINFLVAAFYFKLLNP
- a CDS encoding Uma2 family endonuclease; protein product: MTLTNIHLWTVEDYHRMIEAAILTTDDRVELLEGQIIEKSFQNAPHAATIQRASDYLRSLLSGRATIRVQLPITLPPNSEPEPDIALVRVDSRDYFEGHPRAKDIFLVIEIADTTLRVDPRKALIYARAKIPEYWILDLNNQQVYRYCNPAENNYQQETILVGDISVSLVIFPQVKIQVSSLFP
- a CDS encoding NUDIX hydrolase, with the protein product MQLGQEPSQFLENRLFYRGRKFNFEVNKLRLPIGIEGYWEVIRHPGGALAVPITPEGKLVLVRQYRFTVEGRLLEFPAGTVEPDEDPAETIKRELEEEAGYRAKTWQTLGKFPLAPGYSDEFIYAYLAQDLEKLDQPPQQDEDEDIEVVLMSFEEFEQAIMAGEPIDAKSITSFFMARLLMDNG
- a CDS encoding FAD-binding domain-containing protein, which gives rise to MSDLILFWHRRDLRISDNIGLSTARQRSPHVVGIFCLDPDILEKDDVAPARVTYLIGCLQELQQNYQQAGSQLLILKGKPSQAIPILAESLKAQAVFWNLDVEPYAQTRDEQVSNALQEKGIATEKFWDQLLHAPGKILTLSKEPYKVYTPFWRNWSQELKKSPVQALEDVQGLNQQQISLAKEAGIIDLPTAKDLGYLWENPLMLNPGETAAKERLQEFCKTSINNYQEQRDLPAIDGTSRLSAALKFGAIGIRTVWQATLELYENSRSDEVRESIQTWQQELAWREFYQHCMYFFPELADGPYRKEFREFPWDNDEDLFQAWCEGKTGYPIVDAAMRQLNETGWMHNRCRMIVASFLTKDLIINWQWGEKYFMQKLYDGDLSANNGGWQWSASSGMDPKPLRIFNPASQSQKYDPDGEYIRQWIPELKSLDTEYLVTGKIPTSELRQCGYPEPIVDHKKRQAEFKQRYKEVKG
- a CDS encoding DEAD/DEAH box helicase, with amino-acid sequence MVRVSTLTYNRGTLILHPPPKGKEWLDFATWDDRIEKFRIPGIYYRSLVETLQATETEFIDNAKEFMPLDLSPSVEMNPYPHQQEALLAWKKAGRKGVVVLPTASGKTYLAQLAMEATPRTTLIVVPTLDLLHQWYAQIEAAFPDIDVGLLGGGSKDRSAILIATYNSAAIHSEVLGNRYALVIFDECHHLPTDFFRRIAEDAIAPYRLGLTATPERTDGTHQHLDTLIGPIVYRKTPQDLSGQALAQHKVIQIKVKLSPKERETYDRAIKTRNDFLKETNISLSSLQGWQLFVQASARSAQGRRAMLAHREAKEIASGTDGKLRVLTELISQHYPEAILIFTNDNATVYRISQEFLIPAITHQTPVKERHDILKRFREGDYKILVTSHVLNEGVDVPDARIAIILSGTGSAREYVQRLGRVLRKGKTPDKLAILYEVITEDTSEERTSKRRRGAQEQQNPPEPPKHQQLELISFSEPKKRPKTPKAAESSTPWHPEEE
- the folK gene encoding 2-amino-4-hydroxy-6-hydroxymethyldihydropteridine diphosphokinase, which translates into the protein MTPAAIALGSNLGESVFILENALSKLAQTPKITIVSRSHWYNTTAVGPPQPDYVNGCAILNVDWSPERLIDILLEIEQDFGRMRREKWGPRTLDLDLLFYDNLILNTPKLQLPHPRMRERAFVLIPLAEIATDWIDPVTGKSIVDLLKAVDPSGVKLIH